From the genome of Blautia hydrogenotrophica DSM 10507:
GTTTGGCGTAAAAATGGAAGATTTAGATTTCTTGGTAGATGCGGGAAGCAAACAGACCAGGCTGTTGGTCAATAATATGAAAGAGCTGAGCTTGGATGATATTCGAAATATTTATCTGAAAGTACTCAAATAGAATAGGGAGGGACAGCAAATGAACAAGAGACCGATTGTCGGAATCACCATGGGAGACCCGGCAGGAAACGGTGCAGAGATTACCGTAAAAGCTTTGGCGAATCCTGTTGTATATGAGAATAGCCGCCCGATTGTAATCGGAGACGCAAATTGTATGGAACAAGCGGTAAAAATTGTAGGGCAAGAAGGAAAAATCAGGATTCATGCAGTAAAAGAAGTCAAAGACGCATGTTTTGAGTACGGAGTCATTGATGTCTATGATATGGGACTTGTGGATATGGAAAAACATATCTTTGGAAAGGTTTCAAAGATGTGTGGTGAGGCTGCATTCCAGTACGTGGTGAAGGTGATTGACTTGGCTATGAAAGGAGAGATCGACGCTACGGTGACGAATGCTCTCAACAAAGAAGCAATCAATATGGCTGGGCATCACTATTCTGGACATACTGAGATTTACGCGGATTACACAAATACTTCCAAGTATACAATGATGCTGGCACATGATAATCTGAGAGTTGTTCATGTATCGACTCATGTATCACTTCGGCAGGCTTGTGATCTAGTGAAAAAAGACAGAGTTTTGGAGGTAATCCGAATTGCGGATAATGCTTGCCGGGCTCTTGGAATTGAGAATCCCAACGTTGGAGTAGCCGGGTTGAATCCCCACTGCGGTGAAAATGGAATGTTTGGAACCGAAGAGATTGAGGAGATACAGCCTGCGATTGACGCGGCGATGGCAGAGGGAATTTGCATACCGGAGAAAAAACCGACTCCCCCAGATACTGTGTTTTCTAAGGCTTTGGGTGGTTGGTATGACATCGTGGTCGCTATGTACCATGACCAGGGACACATTCCACTGAAGGTAAAAGGATTTGTATATAACAGGGAACTGAAAAAGTGGGATGCGGTAGCAGGGGTGAATGTGACTCTTGGAATTCCAATTATCCGGGTCTCTGTGGATCATGGAACAGGTTTTGGACACGCTGGCACCGGGTCCGCTGATGAGTTGAGTCTTGCAAATTCTATTGAGTATGCCATCCGCCTTGCGAATAACAAGAAGTAGCAGGAGGAAGGAAATAAGATGGTAAAGCTGTTAATGATAGCAGATGATTTTACCGGAGCTTTAGACACAGGTGTTCAATTTGCAAAACGAGGAATCTGTACTCAGATTTTTACAAAGCAAAAACTGGAGGATGCGGATGTCAGACCTGAGACGGAGGTCCTTGTGGTTGACACCGAGTCCAG
Proteins encoded in this window:
- the pdxA gene encoding 4-hydroxythreonine-4-phosphate dehydrogenase PdxA, which gives rise to MNKRPIVGITMGDPAGNGAEITVKALANPVVYENSRPIVIGDANCMEQAVKIVGQEGKIRIHAVKEVKDACFEYGVIDVYDMGLVDMEKHIFGKVSKMCGEAAFQYVVKVIDLAMKGEIDATVTNALNKEAINMAGHHYSGHTEIYADYTNTSKYTMMLAHDNLRVVHVSTHVSLRQACDLVKKDRVLEVIRIADNACRALGIENPNVGVAGLNPHCGENGMFGTEEIEEIQPAIDAAMAEGICIPEKKPTPPDTVFSKALGGWYDIVVAMYHDQGHIPLKVKGFVYNRELKKWDAVAGVNVTLGIPIIRVSVDHGTGFGHAGTGSADELSLANSIEYAIRLANNKK